The Xiphophorus maculatus strain JP 163 A chromosome 23, X_maculatus-5.0-male, whole genome shotgun sequence genome contains a region encoding:
- the LOC102220939 gene encoding ADP/ATP translocase 2-like, with amino-acid sequence MKMANEVSSFAKDFLAGGLAAAITETAVAPIERVKLLLQIQHASKQITADKQYKGIVDCIVRIPKEQGFLSFWRGNLANVIRYFPTQALNFAFKDKYKKIFLDGVDKRTQFWRYFAGNLASGGAAGATSLCFVYPLDFARTRLAADVGKAGQEREFKGLGDCLMKIFKSDGLKGLYQGFNVSVQGIIIYRAAYFGVYDTAKGMLPDPENTHVVVSFMIAQTTAIAAFVSYPFDTVRRRMMMQSGRKGADIMYTGTLDCWRKIARDEGSKAFFKGAWSNVIRGFCSAIVLVLYDEIKKVI; translated from the exons ATGAAGATGGCGAATGAAGTTTCCTCCTTTGCCAAGGACTTCCTGGCCGGCGGCCTCGCCGCTGCCATCACCGAGACAGCCGTAGCCCCCATTGAGAGAGTGAAACTTCTCCTCCAG ATACAACATGCCAGCAAACAGATCACAGCCGACAAGCAGTACAAAGGCATCGTGGACTGCATTGTCCGCATCCCCAAAGAGCAGGGCTTCCTTTCCTTCTGGAGAGGCAACTTGGCCAATGTCATCAGATACTTTCCCACGCAAGCCCTCAACTTTGCTTTCAAGGACAAGTACAAGAAGATTTTCCTGGACGGCGTAGACAAGCGCACGCAGTTCTGGAGATACTTTGCAGGTAACCTGGCGTCCGGCGGCGCAGCAGGGGCTACGTCGCTCTGTTTTGTCTACCCACTCGACTTTGCCAGGACGCGTCTTGCCGCTGACGTGGGCAAAGCAGGGCAGGAACGTGAGTTCAAGGGCCTGGGTGACTGCTTGATGAAGATCTTCAAGTCTGATGGCCTCAAAGGTCTGTACCAGGGCTTCAACGTCTCAGTGCAGGGCATTATCATCTACAGAGCAGCCTACTTTGGCGTCTACGACACAGCAAAGG GCATGCTCCCAGATCCTGAGAACACACACGTTGTTGTGAGCTTCATGATCGCTCAGACCACAGCCATCGCTGCTTTTGTGTCCTACCCCTTCGATACCGTCAGACGTCGTATGATGATGCAGTCTGGACGCAAAGGAG CTGATATTATGTACACCGGCACCCTGGACTGCTGGAGGAAGATCGCACGTGATGAAGGCAGCAAGGCCTTCTTCAAAGGAGCCTGGTCCAATGTGATCAGAGGCTTTTGCAGTGCCATCGTGCTCGTCTTGTATGATGAGATTAAGAAAGTCATCTGA